atgttgaagcgttgcaagactttcttcaaataatttttctgggaaagccaaatatttctgttacttctgtctcggtgaacttgcatccctagaatcttgtttgctggtcccaagtccttcatatcaaattccctagccaactgtgccttcaatccttggacctgatctttgttggggcctgctaccaacatgtcgtccacatacaacagtaaaataatataatcatcaccagacctcttgaaatacgtacaagggtctgcactcagtctgttgtatccaaggctcataatataggaatcaaatctcttgtaccaacacctcggcgcctgtttgagaccgtacagagatttgttcaacctgcaaaccaagttctctttgcctttttccgcaaaacctgctggctggagcatatagattttttcttcaagatctccatgaagaaatgccgttttcacatctagttgttctagatgtaggtcaaacaccacacacaatgccaacaccactctgactgttgtaagccgaaccacaggagaaaatatctcattgaagtcaatacCTTCTTCTGAGCATACcattttaccaccaatctagcacgataccgctccacttggttattgccatcacgcttgatcttatagacccatatGTTTtcaatggctttcctccctcgtggtagtgtaacaagatcccaagttttattcttttCCAATGActccaattcttcttgcattgctatcatccacaaggatacatccgagctttgagtagcttcgtgaaaactcgatggctcaccatcatctgataatagacaatatgtaATAttactttcagtgacataatctgaaagccaacctggtggtcttctatCTCgtgttgactgcctcacattgaaaacctcagactcaacatgctcttgttcttcgtgctctggtactgcttcacaagaaacctgaccttcgtccgtcttattttccacctgaaatatagtagtttctgaattcagtgtgcttttgtctccctttactttatcttcctcgaagataacatctctgctgatgacaagcttgtgaacagtaggatcccacaagcgaaacccctttactccatcagcataacccaagaagatacattttctggatttcgaatccaacttcgatctttcttgctcattgtacagaacgtacacatgacttccaaatgtatgcaaatgagaataatctgtcggcttcccggtccacatctccatcggagtcttcagatcaatcgccactgaaggagaacgattgatgatataacaagcggttttgactgcttctgcccaaaatgacttttctagacccgcagtcctcaacatagctcttgttctgtccaacaaggtcctgttcatccgctccgccactccattctgttgaggtgtgtaagccgtcgtgaactgtcttttgatgccttcatgttgacaatatgcatcaaattcgtcactggtatattctcctccattgtcagtccttaaacacttgatttttttttcagaatcaagttcaacccgcgctttgaaatctttgaagatctggaaaacatctgatttcttcttgattgaatacacccaacatctcctagagaaatcatcaataaacgagacaaagtatctcgctcctcctagggatacaaccggtgcttgccaaacatccgaatgaatcagctccaatatgcttttgctcctggcagtagaagtgccaaactttaatctgtgttgtttaatggtaacacagtgctcacaaaagggtagtgacacttttgtaagttccggcagcagcttccgttttgagagaattttcaaccctcgttctgacatatgcccgagctttctatgccataacaccgttaattcttctcctgaaccaattgatgcaacagctagctatgcctctttgtgtgttttccccaaaagtacatacagatttgcagcaactttttccgccttcataaccacaagcgctcccttcacaattttcatgatcccgttctcgatcccagttttgcacccgatatcatccaattgccccaaggacaaaagatttttcgtcagtctTTTCACAtatcgtacctcctgtatggtgcgaatggtgtcatcaaatattttaattttgatagtaccgaccccagcgatttccaaggcatgatcatttcccatgaatacagatcctcctgagactggttcataatgatcaaaccattctctcggAGACGTCAtatgccacgtcgctcctgaatccataatccatgtctcacaaaatttgtgtctgccttcCGCAACAGTTgccgcttcgctgaataatatttcaccactgcctgaagtactggccacatttccttgagagcttttatcgatactcgtacactctttcttgaagtgccctttaccgccacatttaaagcagtaaatatttttcttcttacttctcgactttgatctacctcgcttttggctcccactggagtcacggtccataaatcttcctcttatcatcggcaaagcctctgcctgcttcgaggttaccaacctatcttccttattcttgcgccggttttcttctccgagaaccgcagttaagacatcgtcgaaccttagaaagcccataagaatattgttggttatgttgatgataagttgattatatgaatctggtagactttgaagtaaaAGCTCCGCaggttcattttcccctattttatgccccatggaagtgagttgggcaaatagagtatttagtgtattgatatggtcggtcattgATGAAGATTCcgtcatccgaagagtataaagccttctctttaggaaaatcatgttgtgtagcgacttgacctcgtacatctttgtcagagtatcccagataactttggctgtttttatttcagatatacttgacaaaacttcgtcagctatagccaagtgtaaattggcaacaacattatcattcatctcattccactttccatcattcgtaatctccaccggtctatctccaattgCCGCCAAGaaattctcctttcttaaaactgcttgtatctttattttccacagcataaaattgcttccgttgaactttgttatctcgtacctttccgccattatgtctataacaattttagtagaccggacaaaataatcccgccttaaataaaaaatctcaaaaaatattttctgatgtggaagatcagacaaggctgcaaccacagagcatactcagaattttaagaaattttaaaccaaggctctgataccacttgttggtcccacgtgcggaatttgagataataaaacccgaaaataaagaataaactgacactgagatttacgtggaaaacccctaaaaattattagggtaaaaaccacgggcaagatgaaaagaattccactataatattttgtggtatacaactcactcactgtgtttccaaagaaaacacacactctcttaatacaggagaacaaaacacctcacaaatatgaTAGAAATAAGccctcaaatgcttataagatgagataaaactcgaagaagggatgatttcagaatgaaggggggagctctatttatagagcctttTGACCGTGTGAACACGCGTTAAAAACGCGTTATCTGAAATTCCACGAAATTTCCTTGCCAACCCACGTTTTGCTTCATCTTCACATTATTCTGTCAATAATGCACCTATGGCCCCATTTGACTATTCTGCAGACAAATTGTTGTTAGACAAacttttgtgagatagatctccGACTCACAattcttgaaaaaatattatttttcattgtaaACATGTGAGACTGCTAATAGGATATCACTCTTGTAATGAAAtgtattcaaataatatttttaatatttaggAATATCATATTTTTTCTCGTTTCATGTTATTATGTTACATCTAGGGGTGTGCAATCAGTCTATTCGGTTAACGACCGAAACGAATAGATCTATAACCGATTTAACCGATTTTATTTCTGAGTAACCGAACCAATCGAAATATTCATAGAAATCGAATTAAATCGAACCGATTTTCAAATCGATTATTTTGGTTACCGACCGAAATAactgatattttttaaaaaatgtgaattttaacacacacaaaaaaaaaaaacaatgcaTAACTcataaataacaaaaaacattgaaaaaaatattaataaaaaataaaaatattgaagaTAAATTCATTGGATGAATGAGCTTCTTTCTAATgtatgaaaaattgagctttcttctaatttatttttaatgtcaatatacaatttaaattaatatatactaAATGAGTTAATTCGGTTTAACCGAATATTTCAAATTAAAACCGAAACCAAACTGATTTAATCGAGTTAACCAATtgtttaaaaattcaaaaccgAACTTCCGAATTAACCGAATCGAGCCGAATTAATTCGATCATCGATTAATTAGATTTAACAGAAATTTTAGACACCCCTAATCTCATCACTGAAATAGCATATTACTTTTTGTATTTAACAACGAAATCGATTATTATGATGTAATTATTTTCGTGAAATTTAATTCACCAAATTTTATGTTGCCCAACATAACCATTTCTTCAAAAATCAACTTTCCGAAAACACAGAAACCAATGAATTTTCATCGAGTGCAAATGCTTTTACAACCTGAATATCATTCAAATTTATACCAAAGAACTCAGACAAATTGGAGAAAAAAATGATGCAGAAAACATACAAGATTCATCAAACAGCGTAACTTTCACAACAGTTCCAAGACAAGACAACATAACATAGATAAACTCAGTGCAAGTGTCCGATCACAGTTTAATTCATCTCTTGTTTGTTTTACAATAATTAAACACTAAAAACAGATGCAATTATGAAGAGCGGTGATTTCAGTAATGAAACGAGAAGTTTGCCGAGATCACAAAAATGCTTCCTGGTCCCTCCGTGGCAGAACCGCACGAGTTCTACTCTACAAGAGCACAAGCCCAAGCTCAGATGCTCTTAAAACATGCTTGAGCCGATAGTTGTACAGATAGTAGTGAAGTTTCCCATCTCCCGGTCCAAATTTCAGTTCCTTCAAGAATGTCTCGTTTTGCATAACATCCAAcgcattaaaaacatcaaattCCTTCTTTTTGGCCACGACAAGAGCATCATTCATCAGATGAAGTAACGGGGTCTTTGTGGACACGTTGTAGTAAGAGTATGCGGCCTTAAGAGTCGAATAGTTTTGGTTCCCGAGTATGGAAGAAGGAAGGGTGTAAAAGCTGCAAAAATCGGTGATTTCATGTGTATCGGGACTCTCCACCAAATAACTATCCACAACATTCTCCTGTGGAAGCATCCAGTGCTCTACATCATTCTCATCAAAGTCCGGTGCCACGACAAATTGCTTCAAGTAATTTCTAAGCAACCGTGTTACTGCAGGGAGATCGTGCCGTTCCATCTTTCTAAACCCGGGAATTGATGTCTGGTCAGGTAACTTGTATAGCTTGATTGTCCGGCTCATCGTCATTCTTGCACCGAGCCTCGAAAACCCCACATCGATTAGTTTCTTGGGGTTCAAAGATCGGTGCCAATACTGACAAGTCGTGATTGGCGTGGGAAGGACAACTCCAGCAGTATAAGCTGCTTGCCATATATTCTCCAAATGAATTCTTCGGGTAACCTCTTTAATCATGACTGGAGCAAGTCTTTTGGATCGAAGCTTCTTGTGCACACACAAAAAGTTTACCTCGGCCATCAACACAACAGTATCCCGAACCCGGATTTTTGCAGGGATCCCAGTAATGAATGCAACCAATTTTTTTGAAGTCTTCACCCTCACTCCAATATGCCAGCTCCTGAAATAACCAGGAGGGCGAAGGGCCCAACAAAGAAACTCCTTCGAGTAGTTGAACCTGAACATATTctcatcatcctcaacataaTTGTTTGTCAACAGAGTATACACCTCATTGCACACCTCTTCAGAGTCTATATCACATGTAATCCACTCGTAAGGAGTCGGGAGATTGTATGGTTCTTGTTTAACTTCAGACAAAGGTGTCGGTTGCTCGATTGGGCCTTCCGGAAGGCTCGTATTTCCAAGATCCTTGAATTGGCCAACAGGTTGCGTTTCCCAAAACTTGTGCCTCTTAGCCAGTGATAGAGACTCTTGGACCTTCTTTGCCAAGGTATCAATTGATACTTCGTTCTCATTGTCAGAAGATACATTATTATCCCCTGAAGAAACGAGGTCTTCAGTTGGTGCATTGTTATCAGCCATCCTAGAAAAGGTTCAGTTCTGAAGTGAATCAAAGAGCAGCACAAACGGTTAATCGAACGAACAAAAGACAATATCCCAAGGAACGCTCTTGTACAAAGAATTCAATATAAGCATGAGATATAAGGAAAAGAACAGCAGCTGTTTAGGACCAATAAATTTGTCTATATCATCCACAGATTTAACCTGAATGAGTTACTGGATTAGCATTCAATAAAAACCACAAAACGAGCTTCAAACTTACTGCCAGATTGGATAGACTCCAACATCAGCAACGTCTTCTTGATGCATACTCTATAATGTCTACCCACAACATGCAACTTATTCATCAAAATACTATAGCCAACGGATTAGTGAAGATTTGTCACAGCAAGGTAAGATATAGTTCAAATTCTACACAAACTTAACATTCTCAGTAAATCTAGATCAAAAACAATAATGtgcaaataaaattaatataaaaggGGAAGAAATTTAAAGCATTTTTTGAAACTCATATATTTtggaatgataaaaaaaataactttgattttattttcattacataGCTCGGCCCTAACACGAATTTCATGTCAGTTATCCGCCAGCTGAACAGCGAATAATACTGAATAGTGAACTAGAAAACCTAAACTCTCATATTACCTACCTTGATATACTTGGCTAATGGAAACTCTGATTGAAGTATGCAATCAATCGCGTAAGCAAACAACTTGTCCCCTAGATTTCACAGTTTCAAGTAAACCCAGATCCAAATCATAATAAAGGATCAGAAATTTCCATTCTTCGTTGCAGTTCATCAAAAATTTCACAACAACTCGAAAATTAGCCAAAAACCATAACATCCTAGCAAGACGACATTATtgacaatcaaaaatagaaTCGCAACAGTGCGTCACCTCAAATCCGATATTGGATTTCGACGAAGGCAACCGATGGAGATCTGAGAAATTTGATGCAGATCATACAAGAAAACCTGAATAAGGGAAATTATTTGGGGGGAGAGAAGGCCAAAGGGTTAGCAAAGCATCGGGAACGACGTAAAAATCGCGTGGATATGAAGGAATTTGGGCTAAAGCTATGAACCTGCAAAGTTAGCGtttttatttatcattaaaaaaaatgtatgcttgataaatcatattaatgttattatgatttatgtattatattatAATGCAAAAATAAGGATATATTGCTCTATGGAATGCTCTATGGAATTTAGTTTTTTTCACCTATTTTCAGAGAAAATATATTGTAGCATACCCTATCAAAAATATGTATCATATATCGTAtcgaaaattatgatattaaaaatatttatattttatatcgtactgaaaattatattattaaaaataagagtaggtctcttgtgagacgatctcatgaatttttatatgtgagacggatcaaccatatcgatattcacaataaaaagtaatattttttcatggtccatggatgacccaaataagagattcgtctcacaaattaCGACCCCTGATATCGTCTTAatcaagtttttgcctaaaaatAATGTATAATTAGCATGCCGCTTGTACCAAAATATTGCGGTATACCGAGATTTCGATACAATATcggtatatattattttataacgAAAAATaccttatatttttttaaaataatttaattttattagttaaaaatattatatattttttaatttatatatattatttcggtatatataaaaaaatttcaaattctatATCATTACTATATAAAAATTTCGGTATCGATATCATATTGTACCGAAAATTGCGATAGATTCACTATTTTTCGATATGATAATCTAGATATACTGAAAATTCGATAATTTTTCTAACCATGCCTTGAacatttttttgtaaatataaCATGAACTTGTGATCTAGCTCGTGAGCCGAGCTCTAGCCTTTTATTTTGATACAGAAGAATGATTTCTTACGCTCATCCTATTTTgtcaaatattattattttttcaatcagccatatatatatatatatatcaataaatATCTTGTGAGGgtttcatgaatttttatccaTAAGACGATAAATCATATCCATATTTATaacaataattaatatttttagtataaaaattaattttttttaaataaaagattcATCGCGTGAAATTAACTCGTATGTATTGTGAAGAGAAAAAAGAGGAGAATGGGCCTATGTTAAAGAATAAAGGGGAGGCCAGTTTTGGAAAAAAGAAAGACAATGGCAAGGCAAAGCCCGTGTTAACGGGTAGGGGCAATTAGGGAAAACCAAAAAATAGGGAGGGCAAAGCTTCTATATAAAGGCAAACCCTTGGGGATTTTATTTATAACCACTCTTTTCAGTTCTCACTCCACGGCGCAGATCCGAGGAGTAAGCGACACTTATATATCCATCCCACCACAAGTATTCTCTGTGTTTTTCTCATCCAGATTCAAAGGTTTCTACCTTGTTTCGATTTCTCTTATGTGTTCTTTTATGTATTATTGGATCTATTGTTGCGTTCTTTGTCGTAAAAAAGGTTACACTTACAgtttgatgatgatgataagtctataattttttttgttatttgtgTCTTTTTCCTTGTTGTTTTTGAAGATCTTGAAACTGTGTTTGTTCGagtattttttgtttataaGGGTGTGGATCTTGCGACATGCATCCCGTGTGACAATGCAGAGACTTATGCGGATCTTTTTTTAATATCGGTTTGGTGCATGAGCTTGAGTTCATTGGTTGAATGTTTATGTTTGTCGGTGAGGGACTGATTGTTATATTTTGGTTGTGGATAATTGTGAATTTTTAACACATGAACAGAGTAACTTTTTGGATGGTATCTAACTAGAGTAGCTTGATGCGTAATTTTTATGGTGCTGTTTAGATATTTTACTCTGAAGAGAagattgatattttttttttgcatgaaaGATTGATCTTGGGGGAGAGAGCAAAAGGGCTACCTTTTATTGCGGATAAGATAGCCCTTTGCCCCTTAGAACAGCTTCCCCGAACATGAGAACAGAAGTTTAATGCTCGTAATCCACATTGAATGGCTTGCGAGTTTGGCTCTTCTGATACATTTTTCTTTCGAATATAAGGGTTGTGCCATTggctcattttaaaaaaattcctcTCGGTTATTCTTACTTTGTGTTTTACTTTTTACCCCCAACAAACTACGTCTTATCAGTCATTCATACTGGTTTCTAGTTCATGATACTCTGTTTTCTCAAATTTCCTTTTAATTCAAGCCTTTTCGTAACTAACATATCATGGATGCTTTTTTATGAATATTTACTTTGCTGGCACGAGTGCCTTTATTACTCACAGAAGATTGTCAAGTTTGATGAATTTTGCGATTGATGGTAAAATGACTACTGCCTTGTTGAGGATTTCACTATCGATGTTGGATAAGCCCCCTTCCCTTTATGAAAATCTTCCCTGAATAAGTAAAAAGAACTTTAATGTGTATGATCCACATTGAATGACTCTTGCAAGTTTGGCGCTTTTTTACATTTTCtgtttaaaataaaatggatGTAGCTCTGTCTCTTTACTTCAGTTGGGGGTTGGAACCCCCCAAAAATTAAAACTACACTTTTGTCATCCTGTCCAGTTTCTATTTCTTGAAATTCCATTTTCTGATTTCcgatataaatttaatttattgttaCTAACATATCTAGAACATTGCAGATATGGCAGGTTTGGCACCAGAAGGATCTCAATTTGATGCTCGTCAGTATGACTCAAAGATGAATGAGTTGTAAGTACCTTTCTCTTTCAGATTATGCATGATTCCGTTTGTTTATGTTTTCCCCAGATGTTTGATGGAGTACTTGACACCATGTAAATGGTCATATACTTGGATAgattatttatatgtttattttttggtGCAGGCTCCAAGCCGATGGACAAGAATTTTTCACATCTTATGATGAAGTCTATGATAGTTTTGATGTCATGAATCTCCAAGAGAACCTCCTTAGAGGCATTTATGCTTATGGTATGTCCATGAtacacatgtattttaaattcagCAACATGACGTAGCTTAtacacatgtattttaaattcagCAACATGACATAGCTTATAATGATTTCTTGTGGAGTTGATCCATGGATAAGCTATAAGTCAAATCTAGCTCATTGCATAGACTCTGCTTGTTCTGGGCTTCTTCTGGGATGAGATAGAAATTTAACCTTTTAATCCTTGGCCTTTTACTCATACAGGTTTCGAGAAACCATCTGCGATCCAGCAGAGAGGAATTGTTCCATTCTGCAAGGGACTCGATGTTATTCAGCAGGCTCAGTCTGGAACTGGGAAAACTGCAACCTTCTGTTCAGGCATATTGCAGCAGCTTGATTATGGTTTAACTCAATGCCAGGCCTTGGTTTTGGCACCCACAAGAGAACTTGCTCAACAAATCGAGAAGGTCATGCGAGCACTTGGTGACTACCTTGGCGTGAAGGTCCATGCTTGCGTTGGTGGAACTAGTGTTCGTGAGGACCAGCGTATTCTTTCAGCTGGTGTTCATGTCGTTGTCGGTACCCCTGGTCGTGTGTTTGACATGCTGCGTAGACAGTCACTTCGTGCTGATTACATCAAAATGTTTGTATTGGATGAAGCAGATGAAATGCTGTCTCGAGGTTTTAAGGATCAGGTATGTCTATATCTGGTTTCACTATGCTCTCAGATTACCCAACAAAGAGGGTATTTACAAAAGTATGTACATATACTAAAAGTATGTAGCTCTGTCTCTTTACTTCGTGTTTGTCACTGGTTACGGCTCTTTTTATCATCATTCTGGGCCAGTCATATTGATGCTTAGACTCCTGTACTGCCAGATATATGACATCTTCCAGTTGCTGCCATCTAAAGTTCAGATCGGGGTATTCTCTGCCACAATGCCTCCTGAAGCCCTCGAAATCACCAGGAAGTTCATGAACAAGCCTGTTCGAATTTTGGTGAAACGGGATGAGCTAACTCTCGAGGGTATCAAGCAATTCTACGTAAATGTTGAAAAGGAAGATTGGAAGTTAGAAACTCTCTGCGATCTTTATGAAACACTGGCCATCACCCAGAGTGTCATCTTTGTGAACACAAGACGAAAGGTAGATTGGCTGACTGACAAAATGCGAAGCCGTGACCACACTGTCTCGGCAACACATGGAGACATGGACCAGAACACTCGGGACATTATCATGCGAGAATTTCGCTCTGGCTCGTCTCGTGTCCTTATCACAACTGATCTCTTGGCTCGTGGGATAGATGTGCAGCAAGTATCTCTGGTCATAAACTATGATCTTCCTACTCAGCCGGAGAATTATTTGCATCGTATTGGGAGAAGTGGAAGATTTGGAAGAAAAGGAGTTTCCATAAATTTCTTGACTGCGGATGATGAGAAAATGGTGCATGATATTCAAAAATTCTACAATGTTGTCATCGAAGAACTCCCGTCCAACGTTGGTGATCTTCTTTGAGGTCCTTCCGAGGTATTTTCTCATCTTAACGAGCTCTATTTTCTTGTTGATTCGTTTTGCAAAGATAATTGTTTCACAAGGTGAAATGGAATGCATGGCCATTCTTGTGGGCATAATACTAATGCAAATTTTGGTCTCTAGGTAGTATTTTTGTACCTTAATTCAATTTTTAACCaaattttgtttaatttaaGGGAGTTTTATTTTGCATTTCGTTCTGATTTTCTTTAATGCCATTCAGCAGTTGTCATTTGATCTACTTCAGTACCTTGTCGTGTTAGATCAGATTGCTCAAATTTACAATTACCTTTACTTCGAGGTTCACAAAACCTTCTGAATTTTCCTTCTCTCGTACAAAAATTCCCATTAGCCTTTTCTCAAACTTATCAT
This sequence is a window from Primulina tabacum isolate GXHZ01 chromosome 17, ASM2559414v2, whole genome shotgun sequence. Protein-coding genes within it:
- the LOC142530809 gene encoding glycylpeptide N-tetradecanoyltransferase 1-like isoform X2, translating into MADNNAPTEDLVSSGDNNVSSDNENEVSIDTLAKKVQESLSLAKRHKFWETQPVGQFKDLGNTSLPEGPIEQPTPLSEVKQEPYNLPTPYEWITCDIDSEEVCNEVYTLLTNNYVEDDENMFRFNYSKEFLCWALRPPGYFRSWHIGVRVKTSKKLVAFITGIPAKIRVRDTVVLMAEVNFLCVHKKLRSKRLAPVMIKEVTRRIHLENIWQAAYTAGVVLPTPITTCQYWHRSLNPKKLIDVGFSRLGARMTMSRTIKLYKLPDQTSIPGFRKMERHDLPAVTRLLRNYLKQFVVAPDFDENDVEHWMLPQENVVDSYLVESPDTHEITDFCSFYTLPSSILGNQNYSTLKAAYSYYNVSTKTPLLHLMNDALVVAKKKEFDVFNALDVMQNETFLKELKFGPGDGKLHYYLYNYRLKHVLRASELGLVLL
- the LOC142530809 gene encoding glycylpeptide N-tetradecanoyltransferase 1-like isoform X1, which translates into the protein MHQEDVADVGVYPIWQMADNNAPTEDLVSSGDNNVSSDNENEVSIDTLAKKVQESLSLAKRHKFWETQPVGQFKDLGNTSLPEGPIEQPTPLSEVKQEPYNLPTPYEWITCDIDSEEVCNEVYTLLTNNYVEDDENMFRFNYSKEFLCWALRPPGYFRSWHIGVRVKTSKKLVAFITGIPAKIRVRDTVVLMAEVNFLCVHKKLRSKRLAPVMIKEVTRRIHLENIWQAAYTAGVVLPTPITTCQYWHRSLNPKKLIDVGFSRLGARMTMSRTIKLYKLPDQTSIPGFRKMERHDLPAVTRLLRNYLKQFVVAPDFDENDVEHWMLPQENVVDSYLVESPDTHEITDFCSFYTLPSSILGNQNYSTLKAAYSYYNVSTKTPLLHLMNDALVVAKKKEFDVFNALDVMQNETFLKELKFGPGDGKLHYYLYNYRLKHVLRASELGLVLL
- the LOC142531310 gene encoding eukaryotic initiation factor 4A-8-like codes for the protein MAGLAPEGSQFDARQYDSKMNELLQADGQEFFTSYDEVYDSFDVMNLQENLLRGIYAYGFEKPSAIQQRGIVPFCKGLDVIQQAQSGTGKTATFCSGILQQLDYGLTQCQALVLAPTRELAQQIEKVMRALGDYLGVKVHACVGGTSVREDQRILSAGVHVVVGTPGRVFDMLRRQSLRADYIKMFVLDEADEMLSRGFKDQIYDIFQLLPSKVQIGVFSATMPPEALEITRKFMNKPVRILVKRDELTLEGIKQFYVNVEKEDWKLETLCDLYETLAITQSVIFVNTRRKVDWLTDKMRSRDHTVSATHGDMDQNTRDIIMREFRSGSSRVLITTDLLARGIDVQQVSLVINYDLPTQPENYLHRIGRSGRFGRKGVSINFLTADDEKMVHDIQKFYNVVIEELPSNVGDLL